A segment of the Merismopedia glauca CCAP 1448/3 genome:
GAGAGTTTGATTGAGCGATCGCGGTTAGCTTTTCATTATTCTTGACGCAAACTTCCAAGCGATCGTAAAACGCTGGCTGTTTCACATCCAAGATCACGGGGAAAACTCTACCAGCCGTTTCATTCGTCTTTTCAATTACTTCTTTGTCGTACTCTCGTGCATTCAAACCTAGAACCGCGTAGAAATCTGCCCGTTGGGTATCATTAAGATACATGGTAGCGAAGACGGAAAGTAAGAAGAAGCGACACCATAGTTTGGCTTTCCAGTCATTCAAGATACTGGGTTGAGCCTTCATAATCGCATCAAAGAAATCTCCGTGGCGGTTCTCGTCTTGACACCAATTTTCAAAGAAGTGGAAAATCGGATAAACCTGATTTTCTGGATGCGATTCTAAATGACGGAAAATGGTGATATAGCGCCAGTAACCAATCTTTTCTGAGAGGTAGGTGGCGTAGAAAATAAATTTGGGTTGGAAGTAAGTATACTTTTTACTCTTGGTGAGGAAACCTAAATCCAAAGACAAGCTAAAGTCTGATAAGGCTTTGTTCAAAAATCCGGCATGACGTGCTTCGTCTCTAGACATCAAGTTAAAGCACTCTGCTAAAACTGGACTTTTATCTTTTAAACGCCGTCCCAACTCTTTATAGAGGAGAAATCCGGAAAATTCGGCGGTACAAGAACGTTCTAAAAATTCAACGAATAATTTCCGCTTTTCACCGTCGATATGATCCCAAGATTTTTCAAATTGAGCATCGCGAACGAAGTGATGGCGATTATAGTCAGTGCGAAACTCTTCTAGGATGGCTCTCAGTTCATCTTCATTGGCTGAGATGTCCATCTTCTCCATCGCTTCAAAATCTGTGGTGTAAAACCGAGGAGTTAAGATGGTATCCTTCGCTGGAACCTTGACTCCAGGTCTTAATTCTTCAAAGCTGGGTTTTTTTAAGGAATCTACCATAGTTACTTATTTTGTGGCTGATGGTTTAGTTTGCCTGTAATAGTTGATAAGTAGGTTGAGGCTACTGAAGTTGTGAAGAAATCTGTTTTTGTGTTGCCATTTGACTTCAGTTGACCAACTTAAAGTTGCCCTAGTTACGGGAAAACTCTTATATTATCTGGGTTCCAGTTTATCAATAGTTGAGGGGATCGAACTGAAATACCATGTTAAAAGTTAATACAGCTTATCAAGTTTTGTGACATTTTGAGATTTTAGTTTCACCGTAGGGATCTGATACCCTCTGCGACTATCCTCAGAGGAACCCTGAATTTTCCAGTAGCAGTTAGTATGGGTATTAGATGGAGAAGCTAATTCAGTTCGGAAAATATCTTGATTCTTCATCTTCAAAGAATATGGGTCTTTGTGTTTGATGGAAAATCCAAGAATGAATGATGTTGGTACTAGCTACTTACTGTGGTTGGGGTGTTTATTTCAACTTCACGGACTCCACCGATTCTACAACAAACAGTATTTTAGTGGCTTTTTGTGGTTAT
Coding sequences within it:
- the acsF gene encoding magnesium-protoporphyrin IX monomethyl ester (oxidative) cyclase produces the protein MVDSLKKPSFEELRPGVKVPAKDTILTPRFYTTDFEAMEKMDISANEDELRAILEEFRTDYNRHHFVRDAQFEKSWDHIDGEKRKLFVEFLERSCTAEFSGFLLYKELGRRLKDKSPVLAECFNLMSRDEARHAGFLNKALSDFSLSLDLGFLTKSKKYTYFQPKFIFYATYLSEKIGYWRYITIFRHLESHPENQVYPIFHFFENWCQDENRHGDFFDAIMKAQPSILNDWKAKLWCRFFLLSVFATMYLNDTQRADFYAVLGLNAREYDKEVIEKTNETAGRVFPVILDVKQPAFYDRLEVCVKNNEKLTAIAQSNSPKVLQLLQKLPLYVANGWQFVQLYLMKPIDMTPLEGTVK